One region of Oncorhynchus nerka isolate Pitt River linkage group LG22, Oner_Uvic_2.0, whole genome shotgun sequence genomic DNA includes:
- the LOC115104608 gene encoding transmembrane protein 236-like, protein MLVDTDNATGSGLTSPQRDRGRLTADNSPLSPSLPLRASQRRGCHSMASGRTLKFALCEVLQFVGLCVPLFIVMQRFALIVARVKSMAQPPGDASTAYWLIVASSIAYVTSTALLVWVPMKYMVFTNKTFLVGRKKWRPVALVYVILSTLPCFAFLIASSEVQINNSIRQDTFAELPVSLMLFSLICIDILERIRHCRLTGHANELDRDAEIPSNVLTHVEHLRGTPVTPVNPANPASPVTPAVPGQPAQPGQPGPNGQDQNGAGSRPEANGTFQGMSGNQIPGRQFSISGLSSRSARSARSARSAHSVSTSVDRGVSPYAYTGPLHFLCASDARAEVFVDSFLFWMDTVEMVRVAGHPAVYYSGWVFPIYIFSYLSCLRLVVMPHSPLLSSLGVALQDLPFLFVRIGLIAFFGFVTPLLYLMKNLLVCLAFIYFNFMTKLRVFNTERMF, encoded by the exons ATGCTAGTGGACACAGACAATGCAACAGGCTCAGGCCTGACTAGCCCTCAGAGGGACAGGGGTCGCCTCACTGCGGacaacagccccctctctccctccctccctctgaggGCTAGCCAGCGCAGGGGCTGCCACAGCATGGCCTCGGGGAGGACGCTGAAGTTCGCCCTGTGCGAGGTGCTGCAGTTTGTAGGCCTGTGCGTGCCGCTCTTCATCGTCATGCAAAGGTTCGCCCTCATCGTGGCGCGGGTCAAGAGCATGGCGCAGCCGCCTGGCGACGCCAGCACCGCCTACTGGCTCATCGTGGCCTCCTCCATCGCCTATGTCACCTCCACAGCCCTGCTGGTCTGGGTGCCCATGAAGTACATGGTGTTCACAAATAAGACGTTTCTTGTCGGCAGGAAGAAGTG gaggCCAGTGGCCCTGGTCTATGTGATCCTCTCCACATTACCCTGCTTTGCCTTTCTCATCGCCAGCTCAGAG GTGCAGATCAATAACAGTATAAGGCAGGACACGTTCGCAGAGCTCCCTGTGTCACTGATGCTCTTCTCCCTCATCTGCATCGATATCCTGGAGAGGATCCGCCACTGTCGACTCACTGGACATG CTAATGAATTGGACCGAGATGCTGAGATCCCTTCCAATGTCCTCACACACGTGGAGCACCTACGTGGAACCCCAGTGACACCAGTAAACCCAGCAAACCCTGCGTCACCCGTAACGCCAGCTGTGCCCGGGCAACCTGCACAACCAGGGCAACCTGGTCCAAATGGGCAGGACCAGAACGGGGCGGGCTCACGACCAGAGGCCAATGGGACTTTCCAGGGGATGTCAGGTAACCAGATACCAGGGAGACAGTTTAGCATTTCAGGCCTGAGCTCACGCTCGGCACGTTCGGCACGCTCGGCACGCTCGGCACACTCTGTCAGCACGTCGGTGGACCGTGGAGTCTCACCATATGCGTACACAGGGCCGCTGCACTTCCTGTGTGCCAGCGATGCCCGAGCCGAGGTATTTGTGGACAGCTTTCTGTTCTGGATGGACACAGTGGAGATGGTGAGGGTGGCTGGGCACCCAGCGGTCTACTACTCGGGCTGGGTGTTCCCGATCTACATCTTTAGCTACCTGTCGTGCCTGCGGCTGGTTGTCATGCCCCACAGTCCCCTGCTATCATCACTAGGCGTGGCCCTGCAGGATTTGCCCTTCCTGTTTGTGCGTATCGGCCTCATCGCCTTCTTCGGCTTTGTCACGCCCCTCCTCTACCTGATGAAGAACCTGCTCGTCTGCCTGGCCTTCATCTACTTCAACTTTATGACCAAGCTGAGGGTCTTCAACACCGAGAGGATGTTCTGA